CTTTCATGATGGTTTCCATTGGTAAGAAATCATTGTGACACAAGCTCAGAAGAATGACAATGTTGATAAATATAGCAGATGATATGAGAACTATCCTTGATGCGATACAAATTGTGCCCTATTAATCTTGGTGACAAGAGAATTATATTCTTGTGTTATCAAGACCATTCCATTTGTAACCTTAGGGCTGCCTCTATAATTTGTGTAAGATAGGTCCTTGTTTGGGTTTAGAGGaactttttcttttcacttttgaATCATGGTTGTAATACCATTCATGCCTAATACTATTGGTGTTATTTCACCAACCATATGGAGTTATAATATGGTATTCTATTGTTTGACATAGAACAACTTTATAATACCATCTTTGAATTGTTGCACCACTACAATTCTGAAAAGTTTTTAGGTGTTGTTTTGTAAatcaaaaaatgaatttttcaaCAATGTGAATTAAGCTTTTGAGCTGCTAGCTAAATTCATGATCTTAATACACCATATCACCCTAACATATCTGATTCCAAGGCTAAtgtatacaaaaatttaaaactggGATGCACCATCTCACCCTTGACATCTTATGCCCATGAAACACCATAATGATTATTTACAAGaccaaaattttatattatatttacattaattaatgatgCATTGTCCAAGATTAGGTAGTTTATTGTGAAAAAGAGGACCACTGCACacagtgttttatttttaatggcatggaattttgatttattaattacaGGGAGTAAAAACCTGAAGCAACCTTGTTTCTTCTTTGCAAAAttcattgagtttgttttcctTGGAATAGATAATACGGTGGCAGTTAAAAGCTTAGTAAgcctttttgtttatatttatttttacttgtcttACATATTGACTACCACAGCATGGTTTATAGATGGATACAAATTTTGAAGATGAATATGCTGCAATTACCTCCGTTgtgtttgtaaatattttagCTTTAATGTGATATAGAGGAAGAAGACTTAATTTGCCTTGGGAGCCTTACTACAATAGGGATAAACAACGCACCAATTATATTTCAAGAATTATATATAGCTCTGATGCGGCTAGAGGTGTCAAATGGGCCTGCACGGCCCGGGCCCATGGTAGCCCGGGAACTGTGCGTGTCCGGGCCGGCCCGTCCCATGACTTTGTCGtgccgggccggcacggcccgcaAATGGTGGAGGGTCGGCCCAGCACGAGACACGGCCCACTTTGGCCGGGCTCGTGCCGTGCCGGCCCgttagtattttttaatataaaatatttaaaataaaaatatatctaaaaaaatcagaaaaatttaaaaaaaaaattgaaaatataacaaacattatctaataatataaatataaattaaattttactataattgaaaaactatattatcattatctatttatctttgAAATAAAATCCTTCTCCATTTCCAGATTTTCTAAATGACTAAATCCTTTGTTCATTTTCAATGACTTCAATCAACAGATTCAacacaaatattcaaataatccaagaaccattttcaattttctgtaaagaagaagtgaagaactatacaagcaaaagaaaattaaaaaggaagaaaatcacattaaaaaaaaagaacttgggTCTCAATGTCTCATAAAGATGAAGAGTTTACAGAATcaagagagcatgagatttattaatacaaatctaagaacacaaaattgagtaaaattaatacaaatggTCCAACGCGatgaattaaacaaaattcatacataaggcaacaacaagaagaaaaaaccatggggatgaactctaaataaatcaaagaaaagccatgccaacaacaacaagaagaaaaaacagcAGCAACAATGGAGCTCTGGCTCTTCATTCTCATCAGTCATCACCAACTCCTTCATCCTCACTCTCATCCTTTTCCTCTTCAAACCCTCAATCACCATTAACAACCATGAATGCTATAGATTTCAGCTTTGTCCACTCCTCTGCGCACCTATAGCATAACCATTCATTACATTATGTAAGAAGACAAGGCATCACATAACTGAGAACCTGATATTCATTTTCTAAGAAACAAACATGCTCACGGGATATCACCAACTTTGTTAATATCTAcagaaaacaatttaaaatgcTACCATCAAAATGCACAGAGAAAACAACTTCTCTTTGAGACAAGTCATTTCAATTGAGATCACAAGCATTACCTCTTGAAGACGGGTTCCATCCATAGTGTTAAATATCCTAATTAAAGCCCCCTTCACACTTGCAGTTGCAAGAAGAAGACCATCCATTGTCAAGGTCAAGCAGGTAATGCTGGACTCATGCGCACTAATGAATTTTGTCACCTTCAGGCCAAAGTGTTCAATCTAGAGAGCTCAACCTTCACCTCGGTCCTCACCCACAGACAAGGCCCTCAAGTACTCCAAGCAAATCTCCCCCCTTCTTTCCATCACATCCTTCAAAATACTTCGTATCCTCAATGCCTTAGTCACCGCCAGGCCCCCACACCTGATGGCATCCTCCACTCGTTTCGGCTCAGCATTAAGAACCTTCAAAGCGGCAACCAACCGATCAAGAACAAAGATAAGGATCAACAAAGAAGAATCAACAAGGTTTAGTAGTTTACATCATCCCACGCGGGGAATGCGTATTTTGAAGGAGAGGAAAGCACGGCGGGAGTTGGAGTCAGTCGTGTTCAGGGAGAGAAGGGTGCTGACGACGCCATCGAGGACGGTCTTCTCCGGAGGAGCTTCGTCAGAGGGGTCAGGATTGCGATACTTGGCGAGGTCTCTGGGGATGCCATGGAGGGCAAGAAGGTCATCACGGACGGCACGGCATTGGGCCGGCGTTGGTTGGTGATGCTCCGGGAATAGATCAggggaggagaaggagagatTAGCAGAGGATTTGGGGGATTGTGTAGTCTTGTTCTGCTTAGGGTTTCGAGGCATTGTTGCCCACTTGCCCACTTGCCCCAgttaaataaagtaataaattacaaaaatcacaaaattaatattatttgaattttgaattaaaccaaaatacttatctttttttattttaaatttgaacatttgaaataataaattccaagactaatcttttttatttttaatttgaacatttgaaataataaaaaaaattagtcttGGAATCTTGGCATCTTGCAAGCTTGAGGCTCATCAATCTATTTCTTCTACATCAGTATATATGCCTTCTCCGCCGTCATCAGGGGTGAATTGTTCTATTTTCCCTTGTAATCTATCTTCAGCATCTAGCAAATCCTTCAAATATATGCACATTTGCACGGTTTGATTATTCATTCTGCTCCTCCTATCATCCAATACTCTTTTTCCTGCACTAAAACAAGACTCCGATGCTACTGTAGACATCGGTGGAGTTAACAGATCATGAGCCATGGCGGCAAGTACAGGATAACTATGTGCCTGttgtttccaaaaaaatttccaaaaattcctTAATTAAATGGCTCACTTCCCaatcataaaaaattagttgaagcataaaaaatttccaaaaattcctTAATTAAATGGCTCacttcccaatcataattagtgACATGATCATCGGGAAATctctcattaacaaacatagaaataatatcTCTATCATTATAAGCACACTCCAACATttcataagttgaattccacctatgcTCAACATCAATAATATATCTTTTACATTTTTCTCCCCCTTTCCGAACAATAAGCTTGAAAAATCATGTCTTCGGGTTGAACCATTTTCgaacatataaaaatagaatttttgaactttttttaatatggggctcaattatttttaaaccatctttaacacataaattcaaaacatgacAAGCACAACGCACATGAAAAAAAGCCCCGGAAAATAAAggcattaaattcattttttaaagaTTGACCGCATTGTTATTTGCCGAAGCATTATCCaaagtaattgaaaatatagaactcGAAATACTATACTCATTAATAGCCCGAGTTATATAACTTGCAATAACACTTGCGGTATGGCGGTGTTCTAATTCAAATACGCTTTTGCAAaacccaattattatcaatatagtgagcggtaaaacaaagataatttgtttgaaattgagaagaccaaatatccgaagtaagagaaattttaaaagaacaagaagataattcggaaattaatttttgtttataatcatcataaataataagacaatattttctcatagtatttcttgaaaccgatttaaaatttggattaaaacctcgaataagcatttttataaaagtggTATTTTCGGCAAGATAAAAAGGTTGCtcattttgaacaataaatttcacaacttcttttcttgcattttcattattaaaaataaaatttcccatATTTGAATCGGTAAAACTAATTTGCGTTTGTGTGCGATCGTGTGGCTTCGCGGCATGCTTGTCGGCATGTCTTTTTAAATGCCCCGTCCCCCCCGAAGTTTGGCAAGAAAAAtcctttttacattttttacaaACCGCCCGAGTGCCTTTGTTCGGAAAATCAACAATGTCATAAAATTGCCAAACCCCGGAAGTTCATTTTCTAGAGTTTTTAGGGTTGTtacttgattgcccaatatttGGGGTCTCaataacaacatcatcatcatccggaGAATTTAACGaggtattttcataaaaaccaaaCGGAGAATTATCGGAGGGAAAGTTGGGAGAAGAACCGgccattatgaaaattaaaaattaagaacaacgAATTACCTCAATtgctttaacaaataatttacaaaGTCAAATTTTGGTGCCGATTTCTTTTGAGTGCAATTGAGATACTTGATGATGAACTTGACACTTGGATTTGCAAACTTGAAGCTTGGAAGTTGCACTTAGAAGCCAAAGAGAGAATTAGATTGAGAGATGAGAGAGTTTGGTgtgaaaattttagtttgaatttaggggtatttataaaatttttaaatatttttattccaaaaatgccCTCATAAACTAGCCGTTTATAGGTGTTGTAaagggcaaaattgtcatttacACCAAAAAGACTAAAATACCCATAAAACTAGCCATTAGATAGTTGTTGGGATGGGTAAAAATGTCTTTCTATCAAagcaaaaaggaaaaactaaATTCAAAGTTATAAtactcacaaaataaaaaaaataaaaaaaaattgaaaagtggACCGTTGCAGGCCGGCCCAGCTTCCAGCCCGAGCTGGGCCGCATGCCGGGCTGGCACAACCCAAGCTGGGCTGTGTGCCCGGGCTAGCACGGCCCGAGATGGGCCGCGTGCCGGGCCGGCCCACGGGTCACAGAACCCTGGCCTGGCCCGGCCAGGGTTCTGGGCCGTGCCCAGCCCGGACACGGTACCGTAGCATCATGCCTGGGCTGGGCACGGCCCAAATCGTGTTTGGCCGTGCCAGgcccgggccggcacggcccgtttgacacctcTAGATGCGGCTAGTATATCAATGCTAAGAATGAGACGAGCATCATTTTTTGGACTATGTGATATATTAAAGACGAAAGGATTATTATTCAACACTTTACATGTAAGTGTTGAAAAGCAAATGCTATGTTCCTTCACGTTGTTGGACATAATGTGAGAAATAGAGTTAttggaatgaatttttttttatatggagaAACTGTTAGCCAATATTTCCACCATGTGTTGCATGCTATTAGAGAACTTCGTGGTGAGTTGATCGTACTACCTAACACAGCTACTAGTccgatgataagtgcttgagtagatatatttttctatatgttttatatgcattgagcatcatttttaccatggtttatgtctcataaagtgtatttggtgttcctttgtgccaataggttgtgaagattttgaaagaagaaaagaaagcaaagataggttatagaGGCactttttgggagtttttgtgcaatataaggatcaagacacaagaggagctcatgtacacgggggtgtgtgccaacttccaagagaattcaagtgaaattgtgagttggaagggcacaaagacagtcacactttTATGTCCCTAATTGTGTGAAAAGTTTAAGAACTTTCCCAATGATGGTTAGACgacgagaagcctcataacctaccacgcaGATGTGTACCcgactatgtggcctcaagagaagagtgtggagCATTATCATGAAAAATGTTGTAGCAAAAACAATGTTTACGAGACCGTGTGAAATTGCCACGAGGTCGCGTGGGGTGTTTTCCAGCCCACACGGTCACGTGGAGGTACGTGACAGGCCCGGTTTTTGACAATAAATAGcctttttgccctattctttggggatTTTTGCTAGCGTTTAAAAAACAaagctgctagggttttgaggaggagaggtctttggtgaatttCGGTTTAGGGGGGATCTTCACcgactttgatagatcttttcttcatcatagaATCAAGGAGCATTCAgtgacctagcttcagagaggcaTCCTTCAAGACGTTAAGCGAACTATCtaggccatcatcacaaattcaagggggttttattccatggttttcatcgcttttcattgcattattatttGCTTAATAATTTAGctcatggagggctaaaccctagtacgtatttgggcatgtgaaccataggatcatatctttgtatctatttactttatgttttctattaaatccaagtttaattgagtttcaatcttgttttctcattgcttgcatgtcgtattaatctttatgattgatttatattacATGAtatgttgccttggtgagagagaggtctccattagggttagaacttcaagattgaagagggttgagagggtgagtcatgagatagtggagtaccccctttcctctccgatgaGTGCATCCTATCTCCGTATTTTCTAGgttttatgcaaccatatttggtgtaaggcgtgagattaagagatttctcggctgggaccttgtaggggattagAGATCTTttacctagaagtagggttagatctattcttaggaatcgattgtactcttaggaattcctagagtttattgatgtcatatgtggtgtgaggtgtgagattgagcgatttctccaccgaaaCCTTGTAGGGAACTAGTATTGGTGACCTTGAGGTAGGGActgattgttcttggattaccttgacttgattaactcggtttagaaacataAGGTAAATCGtgcgcttcatgttagatcctaggggaagcattgccgaggtacctcatctttattgattgagacttcccttattTTCATTATTCCTAGCTTGCTTGCATTATTCATATTCTTGCGATTGAGTTCAAAAAGCACATATGGCAATAGCACATATGGTAATAGCTCGAAATTTAAAAAGCACATATGGTAATAGCTTGAAATGCCTTGGAGAGAGAAGACGCACTTATAGTGCCCGAAAGTATCAtaccattttataaaaattaaaatattcaacctattataattatgtaataACTTGTAACTTTTTTGTTATAGGGAAATATTACCTTGTTGATGCGGGGTATTCCACACGACCTGGTTTTATATCACCTTTTCGTGGTGTCTGATACCATCTTAAGGAGTTTAGTGCATATTCTCCATCAAATGACAAAGAATTGTTTAACTATAGACATTCTTCTTTGCGTACGTCAGTAGAACGAGCCTTCGGAGCGTTGAAAAACCATTTCAAGATCTTGACGTCTaggccatttttttcttttgaaacacAAATAGATATTGTGCTCGCATGTTGCATTctacataattatattctacAAGGAGGTAGTAACATGTATGTACCAAACCTTGAAGAGTGGGAACCTAATCCAAATGTGCGCTAGATAAGAACACAATCCCAAGTCCGTGAAGAAACAAGAGAATGGTTAGCAATATGAGAAAGAATCATGAATGACATGTGAAGTAATAGATGAGACTAACTTTTTATATtgtagtgtttttttaaaaaaactgtgTACCTTCATtcggcattttttttttgtttttgcattatgTTTGTAAGTTTTGATGTTTGCTCGTGCGAGACAAATTAAGTATTGTTTAATATACCTTCATTTGTAAGTTTTGATGTGTACCTTCATTGTATTGTAAGTTTTGATGTGTACCTTCATTTgtgaattatgattttttttttttgcattatataagttttgatgtGTACCTTCATTTGTGagtaatgatttaaaaaaaccttaaatatGAGTATACTGTTGTTTGTGAGTGTGTTGTCctcattgattttttaaatatttattttttaaattaattgctTTTATGCTAATTACTCATTACAGATGAAATATCAAGATATGACACCATAAAGCCATAACTTGGCTGGGAAGAAAGCATCAAATAATGTCCGATGGACTGCAATGATGACATCATTCATGTTAACATCTCTTGTTGAATAAGCAAATCTTGGGCTTAAATCTGATAAGGGATTTAAGAATGTTGCTCTCAACGCAATTGCAAGAGTTGTTAGTGTGAGGTTCAACCTAGatgtgagtgacacacatgtCAACAATCGTCTTCGGcatgtaaaaaaatatggttaattattaagaaaattaagagtTTAAGTGGTGTGTCATGGGATgatgtggagaaaaaaatagtcATGGGGGAAGAGGAAtaccaaatatacatataagtaAGTCATAAATTGTGGTTAACAATTAAtagttcatattatattttgcACATTAACCCTAATTGTAGAATGTAATGTTTATTATGCAGGCGAACCCCGGAGAGGAGATTTACATCAATAATCCAATACAAGATTTATATCatgtgtattttattttgttgtctggacaaatgtattgttgtattttagtttgttttttagACAAGTATAatatcatgttgtattttattttgttgttcatgaGACAAGTACcatgttgtgtttttatttgttgtttagatGAATgtcattttgtattttattttgttgttaagaaaaacattgtgttgaattttattttattgtttggtattttctttttactttgatgaattttaaatgatgtaattttaaacaataatttttgttaattaaatttaatgctattttttaaaataaataaatattatttgttaattaaatttaatgctaatttgttttaaaaaaataaatattaaatattcttacgttttaagttaattaattatcttagtttaaattaatttgcatgacaagtattaaataattagtaataaaaactaatggaGGTCATCTCACCACACCACTTACATGGTGACCATACCTCTCAaactacatcaaaccaaacacatataaagtaaatacaacatttttatttacatcaaaccaaacaacaatgatgtaagctgaaatacaacattttcacttacactgtaaatTCACTTACATATAATTTGACTCACtggcaaccaaacaacccctaataGTTGGTTTCCAAACCATGATCATgtccatatttgtttaaaacatatgaaaaaaaaaatttctaataaaccaatatgtgtatatatatatatatatatataatcattgattgaaggaataaatttaaatatttttatttcatttgagcttttattcatattaaaaatgatattaataattaaaatttttaactatacTCATTTATTTACACAATAAATATCTATAAAACAGTTTCAAGGTGCTTATCGTTTATAAGAAATTTTGTAATCATAAAGTTAGAGTTTCCATTGTATTATGTATAATATTCTCTTTAAACCTCAAACATTATAAAACCCAGATGTCAAGTAAAAGAATTTG
This genomic window from Dioscorea cayenensis subsp. rotundata cultivar TDr96_F1 chromosome 20, TDr96_F1_v2_PseudoChromosome.rev07_lg8_w22 25.fasta, whole genome shotgun sequence contains:
- the LOC120251374 gene encoding putative DNA glycosylase At3g47830, with amino-acid sequence MPRNPKQNKTTQSPKSSANLSFSSPDLFPEHHQPTPAQCRAVRDDLLALHGIPRDLAKYRNPDPSDEAPPEKTVLDGVVSTLLSLNTTDSNSRRAFLSFKIRIPRVLNAEPKRVEDAIRCGGLAVTKALRIRSILKDVMERRGEICLEYLRALSVGEDRGEG